The proteins below are encoded in one region of Apium graveolens cultivar Ventura chromosome 4, ASM990537v1, whole genome shotgun sequence:
- the LOC141719123 gene encoding uncharacterized protein LOC141719123 — translation MFEGQARQERHDTSKALYAYKQGDRDPVGPHVLKMIGYMEYLATLGSSIGLEAQIDLILRSLNNNYSQFVINYNMNEIDKTPTKLLAMLKNVETKIQKASSAPIMMMNKGSAKRKGKWKGKKRTRSKPAATPKTTPKKDLKPGGGVAKGDTCHYCKKRGH, via the coding sequence atgtttgaaggacaggctcgtcaaGAGAGGCATGATACAAGCAAAGCTTTGTATGCATACAAACAGGGCGatcgtgatccggttggaccgcatgttctgaagatgattggatATATGGAGTACCTTGCTACTCTAGGTTCCTCGATTGGTCTGGAAGCCCAGATAGATCTGATCTTACGATCTTTGAACAACAACTATTCTCAGTTTGTAATAAATTACAACATGAATGAGATAGACAAGACACCTACCAAATTGTTGGCTATGTTAAAAAATGTTGAGACCAAAATTCAGAAGGCATCCTCTGCTCCCATAATGATGATGAACAAAGGGAGTGCCAAAAGGAAAGGCAAATGGAAAGGCAAGAAGAGGACGAGATCCAAACCCGCCGCTACTCCTAAAACTACTCCAAAAAAGGATTTAAAGCCTGGAGGTGGTGTTGCAAAGGGTGATacttgtcactattgcaagaaacgGGGTCATTGA